In Anomaloglossus baeobatrachus isolate aAnoBae1 chromosome 3, aAnoBae1.hap1, whole genome shotgun sequence, one genomic interval encodes:
- the LOC142295757 gene encoding uncharacterized protein LOC142295757: MEMRTAARKIELISEEKEKKNMSPKLNGAVHSSVKSDYDNTLLDLMHRVLPPTPETTQAAPPAPQANDPMYDSVEDLQERLAKRQQSGKKDDTTFSTSNNMTTVENQEPQKLDRINPLYESADEVQVSPSNPETTPKLHGQECVRNEHCNAVNEPLYARIRKDPSVKRPPPQNPGGEQSNKDVALPIVVLQEKLNSDEQRVDLIASMEQKEKNVSSPGDKVNSMLTHWNKRSIKSAKPRQEATTVTGTQDAPPLVPAKRFEIESEAEEHIIEEDTD, translated from the exons ATGGAGATGAGGACGGCAGCCAGAA AAATTGAATTAATTtcagaagaaaaagagaaaaagaatatGTCACCCAAGCTAAACGGTGCCGTCCACAGCTCTGTGAAGAGCGATTATGATAATACATTACTCGATCTAATGCACAGAGTCCTTCCGCCAACACCGGAGACCACACAGGCCGCTCCACCTGCACCGCAGGCGAATGATCCTATGTACGACAGCGTGGAAGATCTGCAGGAACGACTGGCCAAAAGGCAGCAGAGCG GTAAAAAAGATGACACAACCTTCTCCACGTCCAATAATATGACCACAGTAGAAAACCAAGAGCCACAGAAGCTGGACCGGATAAACCCATTATATGAATCAGCAGATGAGGTGCAAGTTTCTCCATCAAACCCAGAGACTACACCGAAGCTTCACGGTCAAGAATGTGTGAGGAATGAACATTGTAATGCAGTTAATGAACCTTTATATGCTAGAATCCGTAAGGATCCATCAGTAAAGAGGCCGCCACCGCAAAATCCAGGAGGAGAGCAAAGTAATAAGGATGTAGCTCTTCCAATAGTTGTTCTGCAGGAAAAACTCAACAGTGATGAGCAAAGagttgacttgattgcatccatggaGCAAAAAGAGAAAAACGTATCGAGTCCTGGCGATAAAGTAAATTCAATGTTGACCCATTGGAATAAGAGGAGTATAAAGTCTGCAAAGCCACGCCAAGAAGCCACGACTGTTACTGGTACCCAAGACGCTCCACCACTGGTCCCAGCCAAGAGATTCGAGATAGAAAGTGAAGCAGAAGAACATATAATTGAG GAGGATACAGACTGA